The Trichomycterus rosablanca isolate fTriRos1 chromosome 15, fTriRos1.hap1, whole genome shotgun sequence genome contains a region encoding:
- the LOC134329296 gene encoding zinc finger protein 239-like yields the protein MDHMTTVEMDHQIKQEAQSDNGGSDAEEPDLLIPSESKKFREESSTCFHCGKTFSRISTLRIHMRTHTGETLPRCLCGKTFTYSSTLIRHQRGRCPLIPDPRDVPKEQGAPPKTLQCSFCGKQFSSMAHVTIHERLHTGSRPFSCSKCNQSFNRLDRLKEHQRVHTGEKPYECSHCGKRFSQSGGLKNHQRTHTGERPYHCTACGKRFTQSTKLKLHLRVHTGERPYVCSECDKTFSRIEHLRAHWNVHSTEERPCCVECGRAFSSYAQLMRHRTEHTGE from the exons ATGGACCACATGACCACAGTAGAGATGGACCATCAGATCAAACAAGAAGCTCAATCAGATAATGGAGGAAGTGATGCGGAGGAACCAGATCTTTTAATTCCCA GCGAATCCAAGAAGTTCAGAGAAGAATCCAGCACCTGCTTCCACTGTGGAAAGACGTTCTCACGGATCTCCACTCTGAGAATCCACATGAGGACCCACACTGGAGAAACTCTACCGCGCTGCCTGTGTGGGAAAACCTTCACCTACTCCTCGACCCTGATCAGACACCAGAGAGGCCGCTGCCCACTGATCCCCGACCCCCGGGACGTCCCGAAAGAGCAGGGAGCACCACCTAAAACGCTCCAGTGTTCCTTCTGTGGGAAGCAGTTTTCCTCGATGGCTCACGTCACCATCCACGAGCGCCTCCACACGGGGAGCAGACCCTTCTCCTGCTCCAAATGCAACCAGTCCTTCAACCGCCTGGACCGGCTGAAGGagcaccagcgcgttcacaccggagagaaaccctacGAGTGCAGCCACTGCGGGAAACGCTTCTCTCAGTCCGGAGGCCTCAAAAACCACCAGAGGACCCACACGGGAGAACGACCGTACCACTGCACGGCGTGCGGGAAGCGCTTCACCCAGTCCACCAAACTGAAGCTACACCTGCGCGTTCATACCGGAGAGAGACCGTACGTCTGCTCCGAGTGCGACAAGACCTTCTCACGCATCGAGCACCTGAGGGCCCACTGGAACGTCCACAGCACCGAGGAACGTCCATGCTGTGTGGAGTGTGGGAGAGCGTTCTCGTCGTACGCTCAGCTGATGAGGCACCGGACTGAACACACCGGAGAGTAA
- the gpank1 gene encoding G patch domain and ankyrin repeat-containing protein 1 codes for MSRLGLFVRAREEEKSWMDGGMEKVEMKPSAARSGEEVREFYQSLFQQEDGGGDGERKEGNKERRERRRARRGQVRGGGGAGAAGASGSPGSAAPPAGPTEGYRLLRCAEQGDVSGVETLLQRGCDINFRDEFKWTPLMSACYSGRTRTARVLLHRGASWRGVTDQQGRDARDLARLAGHQEIVAQLEHCDIKHPSRPSHTPADTPHHSPAAPSQWCEVCKVSYSGATPTHHSSTLHQFCLKRPPSTPHYCLAPSSASYRMMLRLGWDPRSGLGPGHAGRLDPVGTVLRSDKSGLGFGDRPRSKVTHFGAKDVQAVKRAPKRRGDRTEREATVSTKQRRRKEEQEKQWERDYRSSFNFDF; via the exons ATGAGCAGGTTGGGTTTGTTCGTCCGGGCGAGAGAGGAGGAGAAgagctggatggatggagggatggagaaGGTGGAGATGAAGCCGTCTGCAGCTCGGAGTGGAGAGGAAGTGAGAGAGTTCTACCAGAGTCTGTTCCAGCAGGAGGATGGAGGTGGGGACGGTGAGAGGAAGGAAGGGAACAaggagaggagagagaggaggCGAGCCAGACGAGGACAGG TTCGAGGAGGAGGAGGCGCTGGTGCTGCTGGTGCTTCTGGTTCTCCAGGGAGTGCGGCGCCCCCTGCAGGTCCTACAGAGGGCTACAGGCTGCTGCGCTGTGCCGAACAGGGCGACGTATCGGGGGTGGAGACGCTCCTGCAGCGTGGGTGTGATATTAACTTTCGGGATGAGTTTAAATGGACGCCGCTGATGAGCGCCTGTTACTCCGGGAGAACCCGAACCGCACGAGTCCTGCTGCACAGGGGCGCGAGCTGGAGGGGGGTCACCGATCAACAG GGGAGGGACGCTCGGGATCTGGCTCGGCTTGCTGGTCATCAGGAAATTGTAGCGCAGCTGGAGCATTGTGACATCAAACACCCGTCAcgcccctcacacacacctgccgACACACCGCACCACAG CCCCGCCGCGCCCTCCCAGTGGTGTGAGGTGTGTAAGGTAAGTTACAGCGGCGCCACGCCCACCCACCACTCCTCCACCCTGCACCAGTTCTGTCTGAAGCGCCCGCCCTCCACCCCTCACTACTGCCTGGCGCCGTCCAGCGCCTCCTACCGGATGATGCTGCGCCTCGGGTGGGACCCCCGCTCCGGCCTGGGGCCCGGACACGCAGGCAGACTCGACCCCGTCGGGACCGTCCTCAGGTCGGACAAGTCCGGCCTCGGGTTCGGGGACAGGCCCAGGTCGAAGGTGACGCACTTCGGGGCCAAAGACGTGCAGGCGGTCAAGAGGGCGCCCAAGAGACGGGGGGACAGGACGGAGAGAGAGGCGACCGTCAGCACCAAGCAGAGGAGGAGGAAGGAGGAGCAGGAGAAGCAGTGGGAGAGGGACTATCGCTCCTCGTTCAACTTCGACTTCTAA